A stretch of DNA from Spirosoma endbachense:
ATACTTGCCAATGCCAATGTGCTTGATACCTCGACCAAGTGCCGTGTCGACGGGCGCGTCTAAAGCCAGATTAACGATTGACATGTGCGATATAGGGAGGAAAAAGGTATATACGTAAAAGTAAGCGGGAAGTAACGAACTACTTGTTATTGGGCAAATTGTGAGCCACAGCCACGAATAGGCCAATTACCTTCCTTTATAGTCTGCAATAGCATAGCATTAAGTGATTAGACGTAAAGGAATCTGGTCAATTTTATTACTACCAAACCAGGCACTTTATACCAAGATATAACTGTGTTGGCTGCTGGAAAGCCGTATTTCTTAGCAACTGGCCAACAAAATCAGTTATAGCTTGCTGCTGGATTTTGCTCGTTGTTCCGGGTATCTGCGCCAGAAAACAGTCAGCCTTCATTGTCGTTGGCTAAACAAGTTTACAACATTATACCATATACTCAAAATTTAGCCCATGCATTTCACAATAAATAATATACATTATTTTGATTTCATATTATTTATCAAAATTTTATCAATTATATCATTTCTTTACTTAAAATGCGTCCATTAACAAGTATCTTATTCAAACTACTTTGGGGTATCAACCGTTAGAGTACAGGTGGTAATACGACTGGCTGTGCCTGAAAACACTAGCGTCGACCCATAATTCGTTATCGATTGACGTAACAGGGCAGAATCAATTGCCCGGTTATAGCCCATTCTAAAATTCTTAGTTGTGAATTTTTTATGGGTATACTTGCCAGAAGGCAAACCACCTATTTTTACACCTAAATCACTTTTCGGTATAGATGGCGGAACGCATCACCTACGGCAAAACGTGGTGGGGACAGCAATGGCTCAACGCTCTGACAAGCATTGACATGGCCAATCGGCTACCACGTGGCAAAACGTATGCCAATAAAGGAGCTGTACAGGGATTAACTATTTCTACTAATCAGATCTCAGCTTCCATTAAAGGGTCGGCTCCCCGACCTTATCGGACCAAGCTGACCGTGCAGTTGTTTACTGAAGCCGAAAAAGAAAGTTTGCTGACCGAAATCCGGGAAAACCCGGCCATACTGGCTCAACTCTTAAATCGGCAGCTTCCACCCGAACTGATCGAATTTGCAAACCGGCAGGGAACGCAGCTGTTTCCGCACTCATTCCGGGATTTGATTATGGGCTGCTCCTGCCCTGATGAAGCCGTACCCTGCAAACATCTTGCAGCTGTCATCTATGTGGTGGCCAACGAAATTGACCGCAATCCATTTCAGGTTTTTCTGCTGAAAGGACTGGATATTCTGGCCGAATTACAGAAAGGGCAGCTGGATTCTGTTACCGGCAGCATGAATACGGTTATCTCTTTTCGGGAAATAGGTACCGATGAGTTGCCCGACGACGAAGACTGGCATCCTGACGATAAAATTCGGGCTGGACTTGATTTTGCGACCATCCCGCCTTTAGCCGACCAGTTGCTGGGCCTATTATCAACCGATGTTACGTTTACAAAGAGCGATTTTCATAAGTCGCTTTCCAAAGCGTACAAACTCTTCAGCAAGCCACTTCTGGAGAAGTCTTTACTACAGCCTGTTCCAGACGATGAACCTCATCCTGACCCGAGCGATAGCATTGAGCTGCAACTCGATGAGGTCATGAAGGTCAAAAAGATCAGTATGTTCAGCGAACACGGCGAACCGCGCTCCATTGCGGGCTTTGCCATGGGTGACCTGACTAGCTGGCTCGACCGGCTCACCGAAGCCGACTGGCCCGAGATGAGTGATTCGGTAAGAGCCTTGTATCTGACTCAGCAATTTTCGGCTGCCCTGCTCCGCCGGGGTGCTGTAGTGCCTCAACTGCTGAAAGTCGGGCCTACCGAAGATCAGTATCGGGTACGATGGCTACCCGCCATGCTTAACGAAACGATTAAAGACCTGACCAGTCAACTGGCAACCCAAATTCCGCCAACGTTACTGACGGTACGTTGGCAAAAAGAATGGCTGGCCCTACCCGACGATCAACAGCTATTGACGTTATGCTCCCTTTTTCTGCGTCGGGTAATCAAACCGAGTACGATCGAACTCTGGGAGCGTTGGCCACTGGAAGATGCTGATCGATTGTTCTTTGGGGTTGAAACCTTACGTTTTGAGGGTTTCGGTCGAAAAGAAATGCCATTAGCCATACAACTTTGGCTCAATGATTTCTTCCTGACCCACAAACGATTTGTTCCCATTCTGGCCGTTGAAGACAGTGAATGGGGCGATGAATTCCGGTTAAGTCTGCTCATTCGCGACCGCGAAGAAGTAAATACAACCGCAGCACCCGAACAACCCATTCCGCTGCCAGAACTGCTCACGAAAAAGAAGCATGAGCGAATTCGGATGGCCGTTTTACAGGATTTGCTGGTGCTGTCGCGACACTTTCCTGATCTGGCAAAATTAACGAAAATGGGAGGCCCTGCTTACCTGTCGTACTCACCCGATGAGTTTGTGAAGGTTCTGCTGGAAACGCTTCCCCGCATGCAACTCCTGGGCATCGCGCTCTGGTTGCCCAAGTCGCTCCAGCACTGGGTCAGACCGCAGGTAGGGGCTCGGTTGAAAGCCAAAGTCACGGATAAAAACGCGTTCATGCGGCTTGAAGACATGCTCATGTTTGATTGGCAGGTGGCTCTTGGCGACGAGATGGTAGGGGTCAACGAGTTTCAAAAATTAGTCAGCACCTCGAAAGGCCTTGTTAAAATTAAGGATCAATATGTACTGATCGATCCCGCTGAGCTTACCAAACTGTATAAACAACTCGAAAATCCGCCTGAACTGACCGGCTCTGACCTGCTTAAAGCAGCACTGGCTGAAGAATACAAAGGTGCCCGGATCGGCCTGACAGCAGAGGTTCGTAAGCTAGTCAAACAGTTTACAGACAGTGAAGCACAACCGTTGCCCGAAGCGCTGAATGCTACACTTCGCCCCTATCAGCAGCGTGGCTATGACTGGCTCCTTAAAAATACAACTCTGGGCATGGGCAGCCTCCTGGCCGACGATATGGGGCTGGGTAAAACGCTCCAGATCATTGCCCTCCTGTTGAAATTTAAGCAGGAAGGACGCTTTAAGAAGCAAAAAGGGTTGGTTGTGCTGCCCACGACGCTATTGACAAACTGGCAGAAAGAGATTGCCCGATTCGCCCCCGATCTAAAAGCACGGGTCTATCATGGCGCGAATCGAAAACTACCAACTGCTACCACTAAAGCCGACGATTATGATTTGCTGTTAACTACGTACGGCGTAGTCCGATCTGACCTCGACACCCTCAAGAAATTGACGTGGGCAACGGTCGTCATCGATGAGGCTCAGAACATCAAAAATCCGGACACAGAACAAACGAAGGCCGTAAAAGCACTGAAAGCTCCGATTCGGATTGCGCTCAGTGGTACACCCGTTGAAAACCGTTTGTCGGAATTCTGGAGTATCATGGACTTCGTAAACAGAGGGTATCTAGGTGGGCTAGGTAAATTCAATGAGGATTTTGGAAAACCCATTCAGCAGGAACGCGACCACCAGAAACTCGAACTATTCCGGCGTGTAACGAGCCCTTTCCTGCTCCGGCGTATCAAAACGGATCGCAGTATCATTACCGACCTACCCGATAAAATTGAGAACGACCAGTTTTGCTCCCTCACAACCGAACAGGCAGCATTGTATGAAAGCGTGGTGCAGGAGAGTCTGCGGGCTATTGAAGAGAAGGATGGCATTGCCCGCCGTGGTCTGGTATTGAAACTAATGACGGCTCTGAAGCAAATTGGAAACCATCCCTATCAATACCTTAAACGAGGCAATAGCCGGGGAACCGGTCCGTCGCCTGCGCTGTCTGGCAAAGCTACGTTATTGCTCAATCTGCTGGAAAACATCTATGCCAGCCACGAAAAAGTATTGATTTTCACGCAGTATCGCGAGATGGGTGAATTACTCCAGCAGTTCATCCAGCAGACGTTTGGTACACAACCTTTATTTCTGCACGGCGGCTCTTCCCGATCAGAGCGGGATCAGATGGTTGAACAATTTCAGCGCAACCGGAGCGATCACACATTTATTCTATCTCTCAAAGCAGGTGGTACGGGTCTGAATCTGACCCAGGCAAACCACGTCATCCATTACGATTTATGGTGGAATCCGGCCGTTGAGGCTCAAGCCACTGATCGCGCTTTCCGCATCGGCCAGACCAAAAATGTACTGGTTTACCGGCTTATGAACCAGGGAACGCTCGAAGAAAAAATCGATGCGATGATCCGCTCGAAACGTGAACTGGCCAATCTGAGTGTCCAGACCGGCGAAACCTGGCTCGGCGATCTGAGCGATTCAGAACTGAAAGAATTGGTAATGCTGGGGTAAATTTCAAAAAAAGGTTAATTGGATGAGTTTAGGACTTTCGCTGAGAGCCGTGCCACGGTTACCAATGATGGATAAACAAACCGTGGCACGGCTCTCAGCGAAAGTCCTAAACTCATATGAAAGTACAGAGCAGCAAAAATTGTGCGTGAACAATTTTTCTGTCA
This window harbors:
- a CDS encoding DEAD/DEAH box helicase; the encoded protein is MAERITYGKTWWGQQWLNALTSIDMANRLPRGKTYANKGAVQGLTISTNQISASIKGSAPRPYRTKLTVQLFTEAEKESLLTEIRENPAILAQLLNRQLPPELIEFANRQGTQLFPHSFRDLIMGCSCPDEAVPCKHLAAVIYVVANEIDRNPFQVFLLKGLDILAELQKGQLDSVTGSMNTVISFREIGTDELPDDEDWHPDDKIRAGLDFATIPPLADQLLGLLSTDVTFTKSDFHKSLSKAYKLFSKPLLEKSLLQPVPDDEPHPDPSDSIELQLDEVMKVKKISMFSEHGEPRSIAGFAMGDLTSWLDRLTEADWPEMSDSVRALYLTQQFSAALLRRGAVVPQLLKVGPTEDQYRVRWLPAMLNETIKDLTSQLATQIPPTLLTVRWQKEWLALPDDQQLLTLCSLFLRRVIKPSTIELWERWPLEDADRLFFGVETLRFEGFGRKEMPLAIQLWLNDFFLTHKRFVPILAVEDSEWGDEFRLSLLIRDREEVNTTAAPEQPIPLPELLTKKKHERIRMAVLQDLLVLSRHFPDLAKLTKMGGPAYLSYSPDEFVKVLLETLPRMQLLGIALWLPKSLQHWVRPQVGARLKAKVTDKNAFMRLEDMLMFDWQVALGDEMVGVNEFQKLVSTSKGLVKIKDQYVLIDPAELTKLYKQLENPPELTGSDLLKAALAEEYKGARIGLTAEVRKLVKQFTDSEAQPLPEALNATLRPYQQRGYDWLLKNTTLGMGSLLADDMGLGKTLQIIALLLKFKQEGRFKKQKGLVVLPTTLLTNWQKEIARFAPDLKARVYHGANRKLPTATTKADDYDLLLTTYGVVRSDLDTLKKLTWATVVIDEAQNIKNPDTEQTKAVKALKAPIRIALSGTPVENRLSEFWSIMDFVNRGYLGGLGKFNEDFGKPIQQERDHQKLELFRRVTSPFLLRRIKTDRSIITDLPDKIENDQFCSLTTEQAALYESVVQESLRAIEEKDGIARRGLVLKLMTALKQIGNHPYQYLKRGNSRGTGPSPALSGKATLLLNLLENIYASHEKVLIFTQYREMGELLQQFIQQTFGTQPLFLHGGSSRSERDQMVEQFQRNRSDHTFILSLKAGGTGLNLTQANHVIHYDLWWNPAVEAQATDRAFRIGQTKNVLVYRLMNQGTLEEKIDAMIRSKRELANLSVQTGETWLGDLSDSELKELVMLG